Genomic window (Paenibacillus sp. 37):
GTAGAAAGGTAAACCGGAAGATCTCGTTACACAGGACATGGTCCAGAAGGTTTTCCAGATGGAGTGTGAGATTGCAGTCGGGTCCACTGTCCGGCACACCAACCATTATCCCGCATGGAAGGGGAAGGAAGCTGAATGGAGAACAGCGTTACACTCAGCTGGCCTGAGGATCTGAAGATGCAGATTTTGGCTGCGGAATATCGACTGACGAAGATCCCAAGAATTACTGTCCGACCTGTCTCAATTTAAACCATTAAGTATTTCTCTACGTGTTCCATGATTACTTCAATAAAGATTCGATGAATGATTCAAGCTATATCTCTATTTTTAACCCTCCTCGTCAACGCTTCTACGTTCAATGCAGATAACAGGAACAGGCAAACTCTTGGTTTCATCTGATTCAGAGATTGCCGCGTATGTTGTACCTGTTATTCGATGTAACAAAACCACGCCGACATAAACTTACTTCAAAATCAATCTTATTTTTCCTTAAAAGTTTATTATTGACAACAAAGAACAAATTGCCATAAAATAGATTTTATATGATATTGATAATCATTATCAATATCAATATCAATCACAATAAATATTGATGAACGTATGAGCGAGTACTTTCATTCGATCGAGGAGGATTTTCAGTGTTTCCGAAAGGGATTCATAATCTGCAAAACCGACTCATTATAAGCAAAGCGAGAGAAATGGGCATCACCTGTGAGCCACTTCTTGAGGGATGCGAAGATTTTCTGAAGCTGTCTGTAGGGGATAAAGAGATCATCATTAACAAGACCAGATCTCATCGTCTGCCGTTAATCGCTGGACTGCTCGCGAAGAACAAGCAGGCATGTAATATGTTGCTGCATGAACAGGGGATGCCTGTACCATCATTTATCGTGATCCCGGAGATGGGGAGCGAAGCAGTAGCTTTTCTGAAAAAATACGGCTCCATTGTAGTGAAACCACTGGATGCGAGCAGCAGCATGGGCGTGACGTTGGATGTGCGTACCGCTGATGAACTGGAGGCAGCCATTCGTCTTGCGAGTGTCCACGGCAGCAGCATTATGTTACAGCAATATGTGACCGGGATCGATTACAGAGTGCTGATTATCAACGGTGAAGTGGTGGCTGTGAACCAGTATCGACCTGTCTATGTCGAAGGAGACGGAACTTCAACCGTTCGGGCGTTAATTGAGCAGTTGAATCAGGATCGAATCGCGATGACGAACATTGGCGAGTATGAAGCGTTTCCCCAGGTGGATGCAGAAACGGAACGACTGCTGGAGGTATTGCATGCACAAGGGACAACTCTGGATGAAGTTCCTGCTGCTGGTGAAGAAATCGAGCTATATGATCTCCGTAACTCAGCCGCCGGAAAAATCAGTGAATTCTACAAGGATTGTACCGAAATCATTCATCCCGAGAATGCGCGAATGATCGTTCAGGCGGCCCAAACTCTTCAGATTGATGTAGCAGGGGTCGATGTTCGTTGTCGTGATATCCGCACGCCGATCTCCAGAGAAGAAGGGGGCATTCTGGAAGTGAACGCCTTGCCGGATCTGACACACCACGTCTTTCCCCATGGGGGGACAACTCGTGATGTGGTTCGGTTATATCTGGAATACTTGTGTCAGGAACAACTTGAATATAAGTCGTATAACTTATAACAACGTATAGATGACAATATATAACGAATATCAGATGATGGATGATAGATACCATCATATATAAATCGGAACTTACCATGATTTTGAACCAAGACACCTTGCCATATATGAATAGTGCAGAACAAGAATCACAGGCAGCAGTTAAGCCTGAATCGATGATAAGGAGCGTTAAAGGGCTATGTCAGTAGAAGTGCAGACGGAATATCTGAAGATGCAAAATGAGAAGGAGTCCAATGCAAGATCGTACCCCAGACATTTCCCGCTTGTCATTAGCAAGGCCCATGGGGTGAAGATTACGGATACGGAAGGCCGCGTATTCTACGATTGCCTGGCTGGTGCAGGAACATTGGCGCTAGGGCATAACCATGACACGGTGGTCAATGCCATTCGCGATGTCCTGGATCAGCAAATTCCGCTACATACACTGGATTTGGCAACGCCGCTGAAGCTCTCATATATGCAAGAACTGTTCTCCATTCTTCCAGCAGAGATGCAGAACAAGGCCAAAATCCAGTTCTGTGGTCCAACCGGAGCGGATGCCGTAGAAGCAGCCATTAAGCTGGTTAAACATGCAACAGGCGGCAAGTCCATTCTTGCCTTTCAGGGTGGTTATCACGGTTCGACCCAAGCAACGATGTCGATGAGTGGCAACCTGAGCAAGAAACAACATTTGCAAAGCCTGCTGCCGGATGTTCATTTCCTGCCTTTTCCTTATGAATACCGCTGCCCATTTGGTGTTGGTGAAGGCATGACGGCCCGGTTAAGCGCACAGTATATCGAGAACTTGCTCGATGATAGCGAGAGCGGTATTGCCGCACCGTGCGGAGTCATTGTGGAGACGGTGCAGGGCGAGGGCGGGGCGATTCCGGCAGACATTGAATGGCTGAAGGAGCTGCGCCGAATCACAGCAGAGCGAAGCATTCCACTCATTATCGACGAAGTGCAGACAGGCATCGGACGCACAGGCCGAATGTTTTCATTTGAACATGCCGGAATTATACCCGATGTAATCATCTGCTCCAAAGCGGTCGGCGGAAGTCTGCCCATGTCTGTCGTCATCTATAAGGAAGAGCTGGACCAATGGCAGCCTGGTGCACACACAGGAACGTTCCGTGGCAATCAGCTGGCCATGGCTGCGGGACTTGCCACACTTCGTTATATCCGGGAACAGGATGTTCTACACAACGTGCATCTGCGCAGTGAGCAGTTCATGAATCAACTGAATGCATTGAAAGAGCGGTATGCAGAGATTGGTGATGTGCGAGGCAGAGGATTGATGATTGGCGTTGAGGTGGTTGATCCAATGGGACGGAAGGATCGTCTGGGACATTATCTGCCTAATGGTGCGCTGGCTGAGTCTATTCAGCGTGAATGTTTCAAGAATGGACTAATTGTGGAACTGGGCGGGCGTCATTCAGCGGTTGTTCGTTTTCTGCCGCCACTGAATATTACGGAACAAGAATCGGGCGCGATCCTGGCGATCTTTGAGAAATCGGTAGCTGAAGCGATTGCCTTAGCAACGGCTGCATGCTGAAGCTGTCCCTGATGAAGAGGCATGCCGTATTACTCGCGATTCTGCTCGGTGCTTTTTCGCTGGTACTAACCAACAGTGCATTCAACCTGCTGCTGCCTTATTTTGTGCAATATTATCAGATCTCTACGACAGCAGGAGGATGGATCA
Coding sequences:
- a CDS encoding diaminobutyrate--2-oxoglutarate transaminase; translation: MSVEVQTEYLKMQNEKESNARSYPRHFPLVISKAHGVKITDTEGRVFYDCLAGAGTLALGHNHDTVVNAIRDVLDQQIPLHTLDLATPLKLSYMQELFSILPAEMQNKAKIQFCGPTGADAVEAAIKLVKHATGGKSILAFQGGYHGSTQATMSMSGNLSKKQHLQSLLPDVHFLPFPYEYRCPFGVGEGMTARLSAQYIENLLDDSESGIAAPCGVIVETVQGEGGAIPADIEWLKELRRITAERSIPLIIDEVQTGIGRTGRMFSFEHAGIIPDVIICSKAVGGSLPMSVVIYKEELDQWQPGAHTGTFRGNQLAMAAGLATLRYIREQDVLHNVHLRSEQFMNQLNALKERYAEIGDVRGRGLMIGVEVVDPMGRKDRLGHYLPNGALAESIQRECFKNGLIVELGGRHSAVVRFLPPLNITEQESGAILAIFEKSVAEAIALATAAC